One Desmodus rotundus isolate HL8 chromosome 4, HLdesRot8A.1, whole genome shotgun sequence DNA segment encodes these proteins:
- the LOC123478520 gene encoding retrovirus-related Env polyprotein from Fv-4 locus produces MESKARPTETFKTHPHLELRVLVLLCIINLGSGLSRQQWVLIRTADGAVIATNYTSNYAAVTLTADFSKFFADRFCDSPAARRHSNANGPLQDNLPSSYTLGHTRCDPAQKNKNLWYTPHYGCPEPPPGKRYKCGSHDDYYCKAWGCETLALGWTPGAGQDKHIILYRDPSKKPGLGWNNNCALDSCNPTIVTILNPADPEWTKGRTWGIRLYVFGTDPGTFFTVRKHTISNELFLKGIGQGLPRGPTRNPQSVPTTPKTSQPEISPTRPTGEAEERLNGTQIVTQMKQQPVIKPQRPQETSQEDDESRV; encoded by the coding sequence ATGGAAAGTAAAGCAAGACCCACAGAGACCTTTAAGACTCACCCTCACCTCGAGTTGAGGGTATTAGTATTACTTTGTATTATTAATTTAGGCTCAGGACTAAGCAGACAGCAGTGGGTACTGATTAGGACCGCAGACGGGGCTGTAATAGCCACTAATTATACTTCGAATTATGCTGCAGTAACGCTCACTGCAGATTTCTCCAAGTTCTTTGCTGACCGCTTTTGTGATTCCCCGGCGGCACGGAGACATTCCAATGCAAATGGTCCCCTGCAAGACAACCTCCCGTCCTCCTATACTTTAGGACACACACGGTGTGACCCAGCCCAGAAAAATAAGAACCTCTGGTACACCCCGCATTACGGGTGCCCAGAGCCACCCCCAGGGAAGCGGTATAAGTGTGGATCCCACGATGACTATTATTGCAAGGCCTGGGGTTGTGAGACCTTAGCCCTAGGCTGGACACCAGGGGCAGGACAGGATAAACACATTATCCTTTACCGCGACCCAAGCAAGAAGCCTGGGTTAGGGTGGAATAATAATTGCGCCCTAGACAGCTGCAACCCTACAATTGTAACTATTTTGAACCCGGCTGATCCTGAATGGACAAAAGGCAGGACTTGGGGAATAAGACTATATGTATTTGGGACAGACCCAGGGACTTTCTTCACTGTACGAAAGCACACCATTAGTAATGAGCTCTTCCTGAAAGGGATAGGCCAAGGTCTGCCCAGAGGACCCACCAGAAATCCCCAATCAGTTCCAACAACACCTAAGACCTCTCAGCCTGAAATTTCCCCAACTAGGCCAACAGGGGAAGCAGAGGAAAGGCTAAACGGTACCCAGATTGTGACCCAGATGAAGCAGCAACCTGTCATAAAACCTCAGAGGCCACAGGAGACTAGCCAGGAAGACGATGAATCGAGGgtttga